GCGATTCCTCCGGGACGCCGTCAAAGCCAACTCAAGCAATGACATCTCGGCGTCGGAACGTAGAGGTCCTAGACACGAATCATGCTCTGCTGCCCAGCGGCCCTGCCACTGAGACCCGGCGGTGATCCACCACCCCGGCATACCGGCTGGATCCCAGGCTTCAACCAGCTCGATCACCTCCTCTCTGAGCGCCGGATACTCCGAAGCCTGCAGGCTGAGATCAATCTCCGGACAGCCATGACTCGACAACAACAGTCGCCAGTGGCCCCCGTGCTCCACCAACCAGACCAGTGGCTCGTCAGCACCAGCCTGGGCATCACAAAGGCCACGCCAGGCGGCCGAAAGCAGCCATTCAACCCTCCGCAAGCAAAGATCCGCCGCCTCCAGGGTGCTCACCCAGGCCTGCAACAACAAACGATCCGTCCCCACGACGAGAGCGAGATCATCTCGCGTCTGAGGGATCACATCCAGATAACTGTCCTGTAAGGCCAGCGACCAGCCCAGCTCGGGCTGCAGCACTCGCAGGTCAGCACCACAGGTCAACCCACTCGCGGCAGGCCCCTCAAGCAAACGCCACTGACAACTGGCCACCGGCAACAACAGCTCAATCTCCACCTGGGGTGGGCTCAGCCCCTGTTCAAGCAGCAGATCAGCAATCGTTTCCCCCAGGACATCGGAATTCAGCGGCTGACCGGAGCTGCATAAATCAGGCGGAAGCACAACATTCGATAACACCCAGTCATCCTGCGACCACCAAGCCAGATGGAGCGCTTGATGATCCGGAGCCAGAAGCACCCTGCGAGGATCCAGCAGACCCTGCGCCTGCATCAACCAGCCATCCAGTGCTGGGAAGCGATCACGCAGTTCAGTCAGCCCGACCATGCAACTCCGAGCAACTGGGTGCCGCGACTCTGCTGGCAGGGTATCGGCTACTGCCAGGGAGCGCCGCTGCCCACCGCTTCACTGATATGACGGATGCCATGTCGGTCTAGCTGCTCGATCAGCCCTTCAAGCACCCGGGGAACCAGATCCGGACCTTCAAAGATCCAACCGGTGTAGAGCTGAACCAGAGATGCGCCTGCGACGATCCGCTCCCAGGCGGCCTCGGGCGTACTGATGCCGCCGACCCCCACCAGCGGCAGGGCAGGACCGGCCGTGGCTCGCAACCGACGCAGCACCTCCAAAGCCCGTTGACGCAAAGGATCCCCGCTGAGGCCCCCGGCTTCCTGGTCAAGGCTGCGGCCGGTCTGGCTGAGCAGCCGCTGACCCAGCCCGAGACGATCGAGACTGGTGTTGACCGCGATCACACCGGCTAGCCCCTCCTCATAGGCCAGACGGGCGATTCCGTCGATGGCATCATCTTCGAGATCCGGTGCGATCTTCACCAGCAGTGGCGGACAGCCAGGCAACCTGCGCAAGCGTTCCACCAGTCGGCGCAGCTGAGTGGCGTCCTGCAGATCGCGAAGACCAGGCGTGTTCGGCGAACTGACATTGATCACCGCATAGTCGGCCAGTGGCGCCAGCATTTCCAGCGAAGAGGCGTAGTCATCGGCCGCCAGCTCCAATGGCGTCACCTTCGATTTACCCAGATTGATACCCAGCACGGCAGGCCGCTGTCCGCGAGGCGGAAGGGCCTGCCGCTGAAGAGTGCGACGCAGCTCCTCCGCCCCTTTGTTGTTGAAACCCATGCGGTTCAGTGCTGCTCGCTCCTGGGCCAGGCGAAACAGGCGCGGCCGCGGATTGCCGGGCTGGCCATGCCAGGTGACGGTGCCGACTTCGGCAAACCCGAAACCAAAACGATCCCAGACCCCTGCGGCGACTCCGTTTTTGTCGAAACCAGCCGCCAGCCCCAGGGGATTACTGAAACGGCATCCAAACAACACCTGCTCCAAGCGCAGGTCCCGGCGTGTCAGCTCAGACGCCACACCATCAAGCACACCCGAGAGGCCCGGCCACTGACGGCGAAGACTGAGCTGACCAAGGGCCTGAAGAGCTGCACGGCTGAGCTGTTCAGCATCCACACCTTCATCTTTGGCCAGCACAGGTCCCAGCCAGCGCCGATAGAAACCTGCGGTGGACATCACCCCGGACGATGACGGCTGGGTCATCTGGGTTCCTCGATCTATCTCGATCCTGCCTCGGCGCGGCGCAGCCGCCAGCAGTCACCCTCCACCGGTTCCACCAGCCAATTGCGCCAGCTCCATGCCTGTTGGCGTTCAGCCAGACGCGTCAGCGGTTGCTCCACCAACTGAGCCAGCTCCACCAACGACAGGGCATATCCACCAGCAGCGAGACGGTCAGCCAGTTCAAGCCTGGTGAGCAGCTTTTGCAGGGATTGCGGTGCTGCATCATCGGCCTGTTCTTGGATCCCGTTGGCTGTTGTCCCGGCCCTGGAGGGGGCTGATTGGGAGGCTCGATCCAGCCGTGGCGGCGTCCCCTTGGAGAAAGCCACAGCGATCTGATCGACCCGGTCGTTATCAGGGTCACCGCTGTGTCCTTTCACGTAGCGCAGCGGCACATCCGACAGCCGTGCAGCGTCGAGGGCCTGCCAGAGATCCTGATTGAGCACAGGTTTGCCCGCTGCGGTTTTCCAGCCCTTGCGTTTCCAGCCAGCCATCCAGGAGCCCAGGCCATCGATCAGATATTTGCTGTCGGTCCGCAGGGTGAGATCAGGATGAAGTGGCAACTCCGCCAGCCTTTCAAGCATCGCCAGCGCTGCCTGCAGCTCCATGCGGTTGTTGGTGGTGGCAGGGTCGGCACCGCCGAACTCCTCCACACTGCCATCCTCAAAACGAATCAAAGCCCCCCAGCCGCCTGGCCCGGGATTCCCGCTGCAGGCTCCGTCGGTGGCAGCGGCCACAACTCGGCCTCTCTGATCAGCCTCTGCCATTGGTCACCCCACGTCTTCTTCGGTACAACACGGTTCTTGAACACCCAGGAGGACTGGGCCATGGGCCGAACCTACTTCCGCAGAGCTGCGCTGAGTGCCGGCGCGGTGGGACTAGCGGCCATCGCTGGAAGCCTGCCGGGATTGGCCCGGGCCCTGTTCGACAGCAGTCCGCTGCAAGAAGAACGTTTCGCGATCCTGGCTCAGGCGGTGGGACCAGATCGCTGGAAGCTGCTGGTGCTGGAACAGATCAAAGCCAGACCGCTCTGCTGGGAGGAGCGGCAGGACGGGCTGATGAACCCCTCTCTGAACAACTTCGATTTCACAGGAATCTGCAGCCGCTATCTCGACAGCAACGGCTACTCATTGCGCACGTCCGGCAGAGATGTGGACAAGCGCTATCGCCTGCGACTGAACCAGAGCAAAAGTGGGCTGGCGTTACAGGCAATGGACTCCGTTCACGGTGGCGGCATCACATTGGCGAGAGCCAGCAAAGTGCGCAGGGACAAAAATGCCTTTGTGAAACTGACGCTGGAGCCGGGCTGGTCGCTCGAACGCCGCAATTACAAGGGGCGCAGGCTGAGCCACGTCTATTTCGCCCATTCGAAGTCGATGAACACGCTGATGGCAGCGAACAAGGCGAAACCCGTGGATCGAAGTCTGACCTTCACCGCCAGCCTGCCCAAACCCCCTTCACAGCCAGCCGGACAACGACTGAATCAGCAAAGGGGTCCGATCCGTCTGAAAGTGATTCCCTTCCGACCCTGAACCGCCTCCTAACTGAAGGACAGTTGAAAGAGCGCCCCAGCACAACGCGCAATCCAGAGGGCAATTTTTTACTTTGGCGATGTGTGAGGAGTGGAAAGCGCCTCTTCTGGGTCGAAACAAGGACAGACTCCAGCAACGCGTTTCACTTCTGAGCCCTGCCAAAGGCAGGGCTTTTTTTTTGAGTGCTGAAGCCAGATTGTCTGGGATCGGCCAAACATGAGAACACCGACCCGAAGGTCGGTGTTCTCAAAGAGGAGGGATCGGCAAGCACAAGCCGCCGATCCAACAAAATCACTTGAGTGTGACCTTGCCGCCCACCTCTTCAATGGCCTTCTTGAGGGCCTCGGCGTCATCCTTGGAGACACCTTCCTTGATGGCCTTCGGAGCAGCTTCGACCATGGCCTTGGCATCGCCCAGGCCAAGGCCGGTGGCTTCGCGCACAGCCTTGAGGACCTTGATCTTGGCGGAAGCATCGAAGCTTTCCAGCACAACATCAAACTCGGTCTTTTCTTCAGCGGCCTCGCCACCACCACCAGCGGCAGCGCCGGGGGCAGC
Above is a window of Synechococcus sp. BIOS-E4-1 DNA encoding:
- a CDS encoding ribonuclease H — its product is MAEADQRGRVVAAATDGACSGNPGPGGWGALIRFEDGSVEEFGGADPATTNNRMELQAALAMLERLAELPLHPDLTLRTDSKYLIDGLGSWMAGWKRKGWKTAAGKPVLNQDLWQALDAARLSDVPLRYVKGHSGDPDNDRVDQIAVAFSKGTPPRLDRASQSAPSRAGTTANGIQEQADDAAPQSLQKLLTRLELADRLAAGGYALSLVELAQLVEQPLTRLAERQQAWSWRNWLVEPVEGDCWRLRRAEAGSR
- the rplL gene encoding 50S ribosomal protein L7/L12 — encoded protein: MSAKTDEILESLKSLSLLEASELVKQIEEAFGVSAAASAGVVMAAPGAAAGGGGEAAEEKTEFDVVLESFDASAKIKVLKAVREATGLGLGDAKAMVEAAPKAIKEGVSKDDAEALKKAIEEVGGKVTLK
- a CDS encoding quinone-dependent dihydroorotate dehydrogenase; amino-acid sequence: MTQPSSSGVMSTAGFYRRWLGPVLAKDEGVDAEQLSRAALQALGQLSLRRQWPGLSGVLDGVASELTRRDLRLEQVLFGCRFSNPLGLAAGFDKNGVAAGVWDRFGFGFAEVGTVTWHGQPGNPRPRLFRLAQERAALNRMGFNNKGAEELRRTLQRQALPPRGQRPAVLGINLGKSKVTPLELAADDYASSLEMLAPLADYAVINVSSPNTPGLRDLQDATQLRRLVERLRRLPGCPPLLVKIAPDLEDDAIDGIARLAYEEGLAGVIAVNTSLDRLGLGQRLLSQTGRSLDQEAGGLSGDPLRQRALEVLRRLRATAGPALPLVGVGGISTPEAAWERIVAGASLVQLYTGWIFEGPDLVPRVLEGLIEQLDRHGIRHISEAVGSGAPWQ
- a CDS encoding DUF3747 domain-containing protein; this translates as MNTQEDWAMGRTYFRRAALSAGAVGLAAIAGSLPGLARALFDSSPLQEERFAILAQAVGPDRWKLLVLEQIKARPLCWEERQDGLMNPSLNNFDFTGICSRYLDSNGYSLRTSGRDVDKRYRLRLNQSKSGLALQAMDSVHGGGITLARASKVRRDKNAFVKLTLEPGWSLERRNYKGRRLSHVYFAHSKSMNTLMAANKAKPVDRSLTFTASLPKPPSQPAGQRLNQQRGPIRLKVIPFRP